The genomic region GGAATCCACGTTTTCTTTGGAATTATAGGCATCGTGAACTGATTGCATGATTACGGACTTTTTGCATGTGATGTTTTATTACTTGTTGAAAAGATGCAACGctgataaaaaaatgtaatggaatgatttttattgCAGAATATCATCGCATCATGTTTGGAGGAGAGTCTTTGGAGACCGATGGTACTGTGCTAGTAGAAATAGAAGATGCTGCAGCATTCGAGCGAATGCTTCGTCAGCAAGATGAGAGTCCATCAACAAGTTTACGTAagtaaaataacaattttataAGTGTAATAGCATTAAATTTTCCTCTTTAGCATTTTCCCAGTGTTCCACAGTGTGTACAAGTAATGCATTGCCAAATCTGCCCACCAACCTGGACATAATAAATGAGATTAGGGCTcttaaaaatttgtttaatgAGCGTGAAGAGGCCAGGGAGAAGCGGCTCTGCATTTTGGAAAAAGAGAACCGGGAATTGCGGACCGAACTACGACAGTGCAATGCCAAATTAGACGCAGTGTTAAGGAATACTGCACTGGCAAATGTAGCTTTAGAAGAAGTAGTCGCTGCAAGCTGTCCCCGTGGAGGCATAATGAGGCATaccaattttcaattttcacccATTGACTGCGACGATGAATTGAAGCAGTTGAATGAGTCTCTAAAAGAAAATCCCGAATATAGAGAgaaatttttaagttttttgaaAAGCCGAGTAACCAGAACAGACCCGGCAAATCGATTGCACGATGCaatagatttaatttttacaaaacagtTTTTTGCATCCATGAACTGGACAGGGTTCAGCATGAACCCTGAAGTTACAAAATTAGGATTAAAGCGTTTTAATGAGGTGGTAAGTATATTTAGAGAGGTGGGgggaaataataatttagTATTAGATGTAAGTTATGTTAAtacttttttaaagaaaaaactacATCACGCCAGGGAACGAATTAATATTAAAGATGGAAAACGAACATCTAGTCATATGCAAAGGTAGTATATAATTTTTGATTAAGTTTTAGTAATattcatatgttttctttcatattTCACTTAACATTCATAGTTCAATATCCATAATctttttagtatttttattgtaccattatggatttttttcaattgaattttgagCAATGAAATTAGTGGTgtaattttttctttaaaaatcaCAGAGGGGAGAGTTTTTAGTGGGTAGTGGTCTTCGGACGAGTCCCACACACCGCTGCCATCGCACCCCTCGGCAGTGACGGTCCGTAAGAAGGATTTTCtctcgttaaaaaaaaaaaaaaaaaaactttgataCTAActatcgattttattttttataatctATGCCAATCTAATGTATGTACAAGAGGCACGAACACTAGATCTTCTGCAGTCCCTAATGGTACTCCAactaatttacattttatattatCTAAGTTTATGTCCTCGTCCTCCAACAATCCACACGTTTCACATTTATAAATGTCCAAATCACTCGATTCTATTGGTTCTTCAaagaagttttcttttcctagcAGTTTACGGCCGCTTACTACGTAGCCACTGTCCGCACTCATGGTGCTTTTTTCATACCTCATAATGTTGTTGTCTTTTGTTAAAAACCAACAGTTTCTGCTATCATTCCGTAGCACAAAGTTCCTGCGAACACGTaggatggaaaactttccatttTCACGACAGAGAGGTGTGTTTGGTGCCATCGATTCCTTGTAAGAAGACATATGAAAATTGTCTAATTCGGACAATCGATTTATGGCCTGTTCCAAATTTTTGTTACCGCCACGCAAAAGACCTTTTAGATGCTGCAATTCGTTCTCGAAGGGGTACGTAGACAAGGACGGAAGGGGACCAAGACGAGCCACTTCTTCGTAGATGTGCTGCAGGTTGTGGACGTTGCTGCCTACGTAACGTTCACCATAGACCACACTGTACTGCGCTACAAATTGCTCCAGCAGTTGTCCGGCCAATGGCCACTTCCGACGGTACACTGAGGACGACAGAAGTGTCACTCCACAAAAAAATAGCAGAAAATGCTGATAGCAGTCTTGCGACACATGCTCCTTCAACACCACAATACTTGCGTAGTGTAAGAACGATGCAAACTCGGATCCTTTCCATCTTCCAGCGTACACGATAGGGCGCAGTGGTCGATGTATTTCAATGGGGAGTTTGATAATCCCCAAAGCTCCCGTAATCTGATCGCACTGTGTTGTTGACCAACGTTTCGTACCCAAGGAACCATCACGCCACCCAATTAGTAAGCGTTTCATTACACCTAGGTCAATAAGATGCAAGCGGTCCGCGACAATGACATCATTAATCATGTCGAAACCACGAAGATCTAGCAGCGGCGTCCGAACCTTACAATGTTTCGGGTATTCATGCTCCCGGAATCCCTGGTCTGTTCTTTTGGGTGCGTTTACGCCGGGAAACACAACAGTGCGGCCAGCTTTATTGTACTCCCCATGTACAGTGCACTTCATGCACCCTGCGTAGCCTGTATGTCCAACAATACCTGCGTCGAAaggtaaaattaattaaataaattactgTATATGCCACATAAATAATATATCCTTTTTGTAGTGCAGCTTACCTTTTACGAACGATCTGGCAGGAGTGTCCGCGATAATGGCCCGTAGTTTGATCGCtatgttttttccatttatgACGATTCCATGCTCGATAAGGAAATTCATCTCCTCTATCATCGAACGCAGGTATTCTTCGACGTTTAGGGGCTTCGTGGATCCGTAAAAAATGGCAACCGTCATTACAGGCACTTGTGGTAACTCGTGTATATTTATAAGTATGGGCCAAAACTGCAAGGTAGTGCTATTGTGAAGAGGCAAGCCGTCGATTGACACGTTCAAAGAAAATGTGTTGCAGGGTGGTATAGATTTCCTACGATTATAGAAGAGAATATAACTTATTAAATAAGAATGTGCAATAACATAATTCAGTATTGTAAAAATATACTTGCCAGAAATGattcaataaacaattttGCACACCGTGGTACCAAAACTGCCCTCCACCAATTTCTGCGATCTGTGATGATGCGTTCGTGTTGGTTCCCAACAGGGTTGCGTAGGTGGTAGGAAATCGCATTCCGGTTCTATTCATCATATCAAGAACCATTTCTACGGaacaaatggtttgtttggttgaaAGTGCCCAAAACCTGACAGAATCTATGAGGGGCATTTTTTTGAAGGGCGTGTTGTTTTCCTCCACAACACAGCGATCATGGCTGGCGTTGGAATCTTCATCGTCCGAGCCCAAATAATCCGTCAATACAGTTTCCGGCTTATCGGATGTATTGAATTCGGCCTCGTCCTGCACTTGCCAGTTCGATGGTACATCAGAAGCACCTCCAGCTTGCACTTCACTTGGATTACTTGCATCTTGCTGGGGaactggaaaaggaaaatcgctATATTCACTGAGCACTAGACTTCGAGTATTGTTTACTTACTTAATCCACTCGATCCTGCTTCATTTTCATCGGCATTGGCTGGCAAATCTACCACCATGTACTTGGCAATTCGGTGTTGCAAATTGCCAGTTTCCCGCATCCTTTTAATATTGTCAGACATTTTTCACTGATGTTTTCTAATGCACTTTATTTATCGAACCTTGCTGCTTGATAGTTGaacgaaaagtaaattaaacgCGCGAAACGAGCTGGCAACGAAGAGAGAACAGGTAAACAAAATCGCTTTAGGGCGAGGTACGCGGGGACACAACGTATGTGTGGTGTGCGGAGCGAGTTCTACCCGTTGGAAACGCACACACTCTCAGTTCGCCGTGCGCCACACACACTCTCAGCGCGAGTTGTCTACCCCCGTCCTAGTGTAAGCAGGATCGAATGTGAAACTTAGAGCGAGAGATCCGAGAGCTGGCCGAAAATTTTAGACTGGGAATAGTCCACAACATCAACAATCACGTTGtggattattttgttgttggtcCCATGctatgggaaaagttttgcttACAATCAGGCGTGAAGAAACGTTTAGTTAAATATCATTCGGTTAACGTATGGTTTAAAGATGGCCAGTAAAACGATGGCAAAAGGGAGAAAGAATCCTTCCAGCGCGGTAGTGCCCAAGACCAAACAACATATGGATACAGAAAGTGATGAGCAAGAGGTATGTTTTGGGGCATTGGTCTACTTCCTGCCGTAAGCGGAAGCACGTTTTGTAACATATTATGCACTTGATTGCAGTACACAGCCCTCAGTCGCAAACTTCAAAGCAAGGTGGAAGCGTTGAAAATCCTACGGTACGAGCTGGAGAAATGCCGCACGGAACGGGACCAGTTCAAGCTGATGGCGGAAACGATACAGCTGCGCTACTCGGCCATCAAGAACAGCCTGAATTCGCCCGACTTTCAGGCGGCCGGCTTCGGGAACAGTTCCGCCGTCAGCCTGCTGGTCAAGCAAACGCGCGAGCGTAACGAAGCCCTCACGACGGAGCTGGAATCGCTTAAGCAGCGCCTGTACGATCTCGAGGGTGACATTAAAGTGGTGCGCGCCAGAAACGTGGAACTCCAGGACACGTGTGGCAAGCTGAAGGCAACGAACGAGTCACTGCTGTCGGTCGGCGGTGATAAGATGTGGCAGGAAGACAAATCAAGGCTAATAGCTCAGCTCGAGCAGTTCCGAAAGCGAAACGCCCAGCTGCAGTACGATTTCCGGTCCTTGCTAGATGAAAAAGAGGAAGCCATCACGGAGCGGGACGCGTACAAGTGTAAAGCCCACCGACTGAATCACGAACTGAACGTGGCCTTACGGggtggcgatggtggtggtccGCAGCCCCTGCTGGACATCGATGGACTGATACTGGAGAATAAATATCAGGCGGAGAAGATTACCAACATTGAAAACGAACTGGCCCTCGCACGGCAAGCGGCTAGCAAGTATAaggtaaaattaaataaattagctCTACCTAGACGACTAGTTATTAGTTAACTAACAAATACTAATTTTGCATATAGTCCATGCTGGAAACTAACCGGAAAAAGGGTATCATTAAGctcggcaacaacaacaataacaaaactATCATGTCTCATTCTCAAGGTTGGCGGAACGTAGCTAGCATTCGTTTATCGCAGAATGTTTTTCGATTAGAACTCTTCCTGAAACGATCGTTTTTACTTGCAGTTAAACATCTTCTCGAGAATGGAACCGTCGACGAATTGCCGTTGAAAGCAGCGACAATTTCTGACCTAAAGTCACTATGTCTAGCGCTTCTAGATAATGTGAACGATAAAAGCCTTGCCCTGGCCCACCAGAAAAAGACGAACAAGTAAGATTTTTGAAACTAAATACTTATTTTTTGGCCCTTTgtgtaaacatttaaaatcgAATTGCAGGTTGTTAGGATCCAAAATTGCCGAGCTAGAGCAGCGTATTAAAATTATGGCTGGCTGTGGCGACCGGGCAACACTGTCGAGTTTGTCCCCCTCCCAGTACCTACTGAATGGGTACAGTTCGGCCACGGTGGACCAATACCCAGATCCGGAGGATATCATCAGCCATCGAAGTGATTCGAACGGTGACACCAACACTCCCCGGATCGTTACGACGCTAGAGGGTGCTCCCCCGGAAGGAACAAGTTCCAGCGGTCCGTCGCAGAGTGGAAATCGAACCGAGCCACTATCGTCGTGCTCAAACAAGAGTGGTGCGCTCAGCTATTCCGAAGagggcgatgatgatgacggcgaAAACGATTGCGATGGAGACATAGACCACGCCACGGACGATAGTGCGGCAACGTCCGCTTCCAACACGGAAGAGCTCAAGGCAGCGATAGCACAGCTGGTGGCGTCGGTGGAACGAGATCTCAACGTGGATGAAAAGCTTCCCCAACTGCCGGACGATATAGCGGCACTCATAGAGCAGTTGAAAGATTCGGCCGATAAGGTGCAATGATTACGTTTTAGAATACGAATTGAGCGTTACTAATCCTCTCCTAGTGTGCAGGAAGGTGTGTAAGTGTAcaacaggaaaacaaacctTCCGAATACAGGGAGGTCGTCATgtctgtttcgttttcctcctTCTCTTCCCACTATTTATAATCCACATTATATTCTATGGAGAAAACTTCATCTCTGTGCTAACTCCTTGGCAATCTTTGATCCCCCATACTCCCGTCAGGCGGTCGTGATCGAATCCGCCTGAAACTGATTATACCGCACGTCGTGACGACACACGTTGAGGCGAATCTGCGATCCGGTGCTCCCGGATCGCGAAGTGTTatgcaaaataaaccaaatatCTTTAAAACCACACAAAACCGTGTTTGTTCGAACTGCTGCGAGACGCAGAGGGAGGTAGGTAAGTAACAGAGTTCTAGTCAATAGGAATAGGAGGACGGAACTCGTAGAAAAAACGAACCAACAAAGTGAGCCTTGTGACGGAGTAACCCATGCTGCTCTGTGACGTCCTCAAACAGCGGGGATTTATGCGCTGATCCTCCCCGTTTCCTTTCACCCGATCGTTGACACGAACCGTTGGTCCCGTGCGCTAATCTTGCACCATTGTGTCCCGTCTGGTGCCGAGGTGCGATCTCTCCCGGCGGATCGGCATGTTAGCGGTGCTGCGCTAAAACTCACCGCAACGCAACGGCACCGACGAAAAGTGTGAGTGGGGAGCCGCATTGTAGTACCGGCATTGATGGTGGGaatgggggagagggggggggggggggagtcaAGATTGATTTCTTATCGTCCTCGTCCGACCACCTCTTTCGCTTTCTGCCCCGATCAAAAGGGACAGCCTCACGGTATTTGGTTGGCCCAGTCTCTATATATATAAGACGCATCGGATCAGCCGCGAGCCCATATGGACTTACCGTCCACTGAGGTGTGTGTCAAGTGTCGTCCCCTGTGTGGTGTCCCTATCGCTGTGCGAATGGTTCGATCAAGTGCCTGCGCGAGCCTCTCTTCTGGGACGAGTGGAAAAAGTTAGTGCAACAAATTTTGGTTACGAACCCCGAGGTGCCTTGGAGCCTGAAGCTTCGTCACGGCAAACTACAAAGTGATCAACTGGGCGAAAGAAATTAAACTGTGGCCCAAAAGACCCCTTGTGCAACGGTTCGGGGTCGTTTTACATAAACACCGCCTAAACAAGTGGAACTAAGTGGATGttaaacgataaaattgtgttaaataaattattatattaGACGGTGAACGAATTACATTCCACCGACGGCCGAAAAATGGTGCGGCATGATGCCAAAGCTGGGACTGGGCAAGGGTTTGTTAACCCAACGGTCACCATATCGGACGAAGCTGTCGTGCTGGAGATGAATAATGGCAACGGAGACACCCGTGTACATCGCGATAGTTTGCTAGGATTGAGGTAAGGCTCAAGGCTGGTGGTTGGTAGAATGCGTTTTTCTTACCTACAACAAACGGCCTCAAATCAGATCAAGAGCACTAATGTTCTTATTTTAATTGCTTCGCCATTGCAAAGCTAATGAAGTCAACAGATTAATGCTTGATTTACGAATATAACATCAAATGGTTGTTATTAAAACGATAATTGATAAAAGTAACGTAAAGTGAAGCAAGAAGTTTAAAGATAGCGATttagcaaaatatttaaaaaaaatatttattagtAAAAATCATTCCTGAACAAAAATACGTTGGTTTCGATGAGTACAGTGGACTCCCAAATAACTACGATCATTCTGGTTGTTttgcttatttaaaaaaaaaagtcacaaGCTCCTTTACCGACTCGATCataaagtgaaaaactttttaaagctACTAAATTTCATTACAAGTAGTGCTGACTGTTGAAATATCGCTTCATATATATCGaaatatcgaaaaaaaaaccttgcttTCTTATAGTATTCGTATCTCGCTATGATGTTTGGTTCAGTTGAAATTATGGTCGTTTGGGATACCAAacgataaataaatttttaaaaaacaacttcttttcCCCGGTTAAATCTCCCTGGGTTTTATCCTAACGTTATAAAATATAATGGAAACATCTCAATAATCAACCTAAACAGGTGCCCTTCTTATCGCTCTATAGTATTTGTACGGCAAGTGaaaggtttgaaaaatgtgtgtgGAATAATATACCCTTATTCCGCAGCTTTGAAAAATAtacagcaaaacaaatatgaatCATAGAATGTTTTTAGAAAAGATTTGGTTCCAGGATTGTTCATTACAGTACGATCAGGTCGTAGATCAAACGATATCGCAACCACGCTCTCGGCATTGCTTTGACCAAAGGCAAGGCAAAATGTTAGAAGCGAgactaaaaaaaactaaaaataatttaattaacactCGATTCCGTTTACCGTACTCATTCGAGGGCTAATATTCGCTAACTAATGGTGTGAAATTTCCGAGCACCAGCTCAATCGTGACACGAGCGAACCTCGATGGCGACAATAACTTGATTGGGGTAAAGCCGATCGACACACCGGTACCTGCTCCGGTGACCGCGCTTGTCAGCCCTGATTTTTTTCCCAACTGCAAGCCGTCGTCAGCATGCGTCAGATTAATCGACAGCAATGCTGCTGCACCTTGAGCTGGGGGTCACCCTTCGTCACGGTCACTGGCAGTCAACGGATGGCTGTGAACCACCAATAGTCCCGTCCGCCCTAATCCCTGTCTAATCCTGTCCCTTTCGTGTGCACTCCCCCCGATAGTGAACCGCTACCTCGCTTGGATCATTACCGGGCCTCGCAGCGCAATGCGAAGCGTCCCTCAATCGGTGTGCTGCACGGTGATCGCGACTCCAAGGATGGCCAACCCGACGAACAGCTGGAGGAGGATACGAAGGCACCGGGACACGCCATCCGGCTGGGCTGGGTTCAGGGCGTCCTCACCCCGTGCCTGCTGAACATCTGGGGTGTTATGCTGTTCCTGCGTCTCAGCTGGGTCGTTGGCGAGGCGGGCATCATCCAGACGTTGATCATCATCGCACTGTCCTATCTGGTGTGCGTGATGACCACGCTCTCACTGTCCGCCCTCTGCACGAACGGGCAGATCAAGAGTGGCGGCCTGTACTACATCATATCGCGGTCGCTCGGGGCTGAGTTTGGCGCCTCGGTTGGCATTGTGTTCGCCTTTGCCAACTCGGTCAACGCGGCTATGAACACGATCGGTTTCTGCAGCTCTCTCAACGATCTACTGAGTAAGGCTCTAGCGTGCCGCACCTCCCTCTGCGGATATAGCTCAATCCCTGCTGTCCCTATTCCATCCCAACTTCCACAGAAAGTCTCGACACGAAGATCGTCGACGGTGGCGTGAACGATATCCGCATCGTGGGATCCATCTTTCTCCTGCTCATGATCATCATTTGCGCCATCGGAATGGACTGGGAGGTGAAGGCCCAGAACTTCCTGCTCGTGCTGATCGTAGTGGCGATCTTCAACTTCATTATCGGTGCGATCATCGGTCCGGGCGGCTCGGAGGAGGATATCGGCAAGGGTTTTCTCGGTATTTCGGGGGCATTGCTGGCCGCCAACATGGGACCGGGGTATACGATCATGAACGGGGTGCAGCAAAACTTCTTCAGCGTGTTCGCCATCTTCTTCCCGAGCGTGACCGGTATTCAGAGTGGAGCGAACATCTGTGGCGATCTGCGCGATCCCGCGTCGGCCATCCCGAAGGGTACGCTATGGGCTTGTCTCATCTCGGCCATCTCGTACGTGCTGTTCTCTTTCATGGCTGCTGGTTCCGCGGTGCGGGAAGCGTCTGGAAATGCTAGCGATTTGGTGGGCGTTACATTCGCCAGCTGTGCGGGAGGAGTAAGTAGAgctgttttccttcgccaaGTCCAACCCGTTTTATTGATTGCCCTCTTTATGGACCCTATGTCCGATGCAGAACTGTACCACCTATGGGTTGCTCAATGACTACACTGTCATGCAGCTGATCTCGCTCACCAGTGCGATCACATACGCCGGTTGCTGGGCGGCCACACTCAGCACGGCCCTGACGAACATCCTGTCCGTGCCGCGACTGATTCAGGCTCTCGGCATCGATCGCATCTACCCGGGGCTGATCTTCTTCTCCAAGGGCTACGGTAAGCACGGCGAACCGTACCGCGGCTACGGGTTGGTGTTCTTCGTGTCGCTCATCTTTATCCTGATCGCCGATCTGGACGCGATCGCTTCGCTCATCACCAACCTCTACCTGGCGTCGTATGCGTTCATCAACTTTTGCACGTTCCATGCGGCCACCGTGAAGCCTCTCGGCTGGCGACCAACCTTCCGCTACTACCATCCGTACGTCAGCCTGCTCGCTACCGTGCTGTGCGTGGCGATCATGTTCCTGATTTCGGTCGTCTCGTCCTTCGTCGCGATGGCGTTCATCTTCGTGCTGTACCTGGTGGTCGTGTACCGGAAGCCGGACGCCAACTGGGGTTCGTCGGTGCAGGCGCAAGCCTACAAGACGGCACTCAACTCGACGCTCAACCTCGAGGGTACTGGCGATCACGTGAAAAACTATCAGCCACAGATCCTCGCCATCGCCGGCGATCCCATGCAACGGCCGGCGCTCATCGATCTTGCCCATCTGATCACGAAGCACAGCGCGCTGATGGTGATTGGTAATATCATACCCCAGCGGTTGCCGTACAAGCGACGCCGTACCCTGTCCGATATGGGCAAGAGCTACCTGAAGGACTCCAACATTCGGGCGTTCTACAAGGTTGTCGACGGAGTGGACTTTGACCAGGGAGCCAGATCGTTGATACAGTCGACCGGCTTCGGTCGCCTAGCTCCCAATATTCTGATGCTTGGGTACAAAAACAATTGGCGTACTGCTGGACACAACCAGTTGAATGCCTACTACAATACACTGCAGTGAGTATGCCAAGTTCCCATCAATATCGGACGTACGCCATTCTACGTCATCCAATTCTCGTTCGTTCCCCCAACAGCACCGCATTCGACAACCGTCTCGCATTGCTGATCCTGCGTATGGGCAAGGGATTGGACATCTTCAAGGGGCTCTCGAGTACTGACCTCTACAATCCGGTACCATCGCCCCAGGAGACGGCCATTGCGGTCCCCAAGCGGATGATCGCCCGACGTTCGCTGATGCCGGTCAACTCGAACCTCGACCTGCACGAGCTGATGCAATCGACGCGCTCCAGCCAGACGTCACCGGCACCGACGTTCCATGCCGCTCCAGCCTTTGACTATCCGCCACCGCAGGTCACGGCCGAGCCGGAAGCGAACCTGTTCAAGCAGAAGCAACCGAAGGGCACCATCGATGTGTGGTGGTTGTACGACGACGGTGGTCTAACGATGCTCCTACCGTACATCATAACAACCCGCTCGAAGTGGGAAAAGTGTAAGATACGGGTGTTTGCGCTCTCGTCGGTCAACCTCcaggaagaggaaaagaagTAAGTACGATCCATTGACGGCaccgaaaagcgaaaaaaaaggttctaaACATGTCCGCCTTTTGCGTTTGATGTTTGTCCCCTGTTATAGTCTGAAGATCCTGCTAGACAAGCTACGCATCAGCTACCTTAGCCTGACGATGGTCACGGTGACGGATAAACCGATGGAGTCGACAATCCTGGAACATCGTGAGGTGCTGCGTACCGTGACCGATAGCAACGACGATCTGCCCGTGCTGTCCGAGGCGGAGAAGCACCAGCTCGAGATCAAAACCAACCGCCAACTGCGCCTCCGGGAGTTGCTGCTGGAGCACTCGAAGTCGGCCACGCTTATCGTCATGTCCATGCCCGTCCCGCGACAGGTACGTTTAAGAGAAAAGAAAGGCGATGTAAACTGTGCGACGGAATTatgattgttttttccttGACCAACCTAGGACACCGTGTCGGCCGTTCTGTACATGTCCTGGCTGGAGATGTTAACCAAGGACATGCCACCGTTCCTGCTCGTGCGCGGTAACCAAACGGAAGTGCTCACGTTCTATTCTTAGAAaccaaaaagcaaaaccatACATGTAATAATTCGACGGGTTCCAATCCCAACCAAACCCAACGGTGGTGGCCCACTCGGTCGCATCGgcaaataaaattcaacatCCAACGAATGATTTGTGCAGTGTGTCTTTACCAGCAGCTCCGCAATCAATCCCGTGGATGCTGCGTATCATACATTTAGCGCCGCCCCACGACATCCGACACGCGAATGTAAATTGGGAAGGCACACGGTGTTCCGGTGCTAATTGGATCATGCATGACGATGTTTTGCTCGATCGAAGGCGACGGTCATCAATCGAAACACCCTTTGCTTAGGCGGGGGTTTGCCCTTTTTCCGGTCCGGAGATCGGTGTGATCTCAACTCGATTGTGGAGGGATCGAGGGAAATAGTTAAATCGTGTGTCCCTTATTTGCTGGAGCACTTATGAACACAATCGGAACCATTATTTAAGAGGCTCGGTTGCTCATGAACCGATTTAAACCTGATGGATAAAACATACATCACAGAACGCTGGATAACATTTCCTTGTGTGAACTATACGGATGCAAACCAGCTGCAAATAGGGATTAAACAATCCAAGAGATTTGCGTGTTTCTAAGTTAATATTACACACATATTATGCAATTAGGGTGGATATCATATGTGGTATTTAGAAAACAATCGACTTATTAAGACCACCACTCCTATGAAAGTAACTTTTCTCTCGCTACAATGTCCATGTTTCTCCacgcaattttgttttttagttgAAACGCTCTAGGGCCTCAACTGTAGTGAGAATA from Anopheles coustani chromosome 3, idAnoCousDA_361_x.2, whole genome shotgun sequence harbors:
- the LOC131272203 gene encoding uncharacterized protein LOC131272203; this encodes MTVAIFYGSTKPLNVEEYLRSMIEEMNFLIEHGIVINGKNIAIKLRAIIADTPARSFVKGIVGHTGYAGCMKCTVHGEYNKAGRTVVFPGVNAPKRTDQGFREHEYPKHCKVRTPLLDLRGFDMINDVIVADRLHLIDLGVMKRLLIGWRDGSLGTKRWSTTQCDQITGALGIIKLPIEIHRPLRPIVYAGRWKGSEFASFLHYASIVVLKEHVSQDCYQHFLLFFCGVTLLSSSVYRRKWPLAGQLLEQFVAQYSVVYGERYVGSNVHNLQHIYEEVARLGPLPSLSTYPFENELQHLKGLLRGGNKNLEQAINRLSELDNFHMSSYKESMAPNTPLCRENGKFSILRVRRNFVLRNDSRNCWFLTKDNNIMRDSFNCFNSSSQSMGEN
- the LOC131258453 gene encoding bumetanide-sensitive sodium-(potassium)-chloride cotransporter-like; translated protein: MVRHDAKAGTGQGFVNPTVTISDEAVVLEMNNGNGDTRVHRDSLLGLSEPLPRLDHYRASQRNAKRPSIGVLHGDRDSKDGQPDEQLEEDTKAPGHAIRLGWVQGVLTPCLLNIWGVMLFLRLSWVVGEAGIIQTLIIIALSYLVCVMTTLSLSALCTNGQIKSGGLYYIISRSLGAEFGASVGIVFAFANSVNAAMNTIGFCSSLNDLLKSLDTKIVDGGVNDIRIVGSIFLLLMIIICAIGMDWEVKAQNFLLVLIVVAIFNFIIGAIIGPGGSEEDIGKGFLGISGALLAANMGPGYTIMNGVQQNFFSVFAIFFPSVTGIQSGANICGDLRDPASAIPKGTLWACLISAISYVLFSFMAAGSAVREASGNASDLVGVTFASCAGGNCTTYGLLNDYTVMQLISLTSAITYAGCWAATLSTALTNILSVPRLIQALGIDRIYPGLIFFSKGYGKHGEPYRGYGLVFFVSLIFILIADLDAIASLITNLYLASYAFINFCTFHAATVKPLGWRPTFRYYHPYVSLLATVLCVAIMFLISVVSSFVAMAFIFVLYLVVVYRKPDANWGSSVQAQAYKTALNSTLNLEGTGDHVKNYQPQILAIAGDPMQRPALIDLAHLITKHSALMVIGNIIPQRLPYKRRRTLSDMGKSYLKDSNIRAFYKVVDGVDFDQGARSLIQSTGFGRLAPNILMLGYKNNWRTAGHNQLNAYYNTLHTAFDNRLALLILRMGKGLDIFKGLSSTDLYNPVPSPQETAIAVPKRMIARRSLMPVNSNLDLHELMQSTRSSQTSPAPTFHAAPAFDYPPPQVTAEPEANLFKQKQPKGTIDVWWLYDDGGLTMLLPYIITTRSKWEKCKIRVFALSSVNLQEEEKNLKILLDKLRISYLSLTMVTVTDKPMESTILEHREVLRTVTDSNDDLPVLSEAEKHQLEIKTNRQLRLRELLLEHSKSATLIVMSMPVPRQDTVSAVLYMSWLEMLTKDMPPFLLVRGNQTEVLTFYS
- the LOC131258496 gene encoding coiled-coil domain-containing protein 149-B; this translates as MASKTMAKGRKNPSSAVVPKTKQHMDTESDEQEYTALSRKLQSKVEALKILRYELEKCRTERDQFKLMAETIQLRYSAIKNSLNSPDFQAAGFGNSSAVSLLVKQTRERNEALTTELESLKQRLYDLEGDIKVVRARNVELQDTCGKLKATNESLLSVGGDKMWQEDKSRLIAQLEQFRKRNAQLQYDFRSLLDEKEEAITERDAYKCKAHRLNHELNVALRGGDGGGPQPLLDIDGLILENKYQAEKITNIENELALARQAASKYKSMLETNRKKGIIKLGNNNNNKTIMSHSQVKHLLENGTVDELPLKAATISDLKSLCLALLDNVNDKSLALAHQKKTNKLLGSKIAELEQRIKIMAGCGDRATLSSLSPSQYLLNGYSSATVDQYPDPEDIISHRSDSNGDTNTPRIVTTLEGAPPEGTSSSGPSQSGNRTEPLSSCSNKSGALSYSEEGDDDDGENDCDGDIDHATDDSAATSASNTEELKAAIAQLVASVERDLNVDEKLPQLPDDIAALIEQLKDSADKVQ